From one Dysidea avara chromosome 9, odDysAvar1.4, whole genome shotgun sequence genomic stretch:
- the LOC136266194 gene encoding uncharacterized protein — protein sequence MVLCAIVDCSSRSDNGSGISFYGIPTVTDRYGEAELELWKKRRDGYLAAISRADLDLTALHNYKICEKHFHSGKPAYLYNTTDPDWLPTLHLGHKEHGSADTADVTASVDRWRRAQEREKWKRIEELLPTLVAEEVQVIVAEEIRLVATEQIEIARQYFRPVDSCECSSKIESLQKELAKSKEHATSLTMELKKLTFNEECLVDDDFAKTHTGLPNAKTVKAVFEHVLKTLPSDGVTKLSPFQEFMCVLLKLRMNSSVEYLAYRFGVSPSTVSRIFLKWLKQMDLRLSNLILWPDREALRKTMPACFQASFGKKVAIIIDCFEIFIDRPSNLQARASTWSNYKHNNTVKVLIGITPQGVVSFVSKCWGGRVSDKYLTDHCGLLGKLLPGDVVLADRGFDIAESVGLMQASLHIPAFTRGKQQLSAIEIEDTRQIANVRIHVERVIGCVRQKYSILRSTVPINFVTKRANEEVPILDHIVRVCCALNNLCDSVVPFE from the coding sequence ATGGTGTTATGCGCGATAGTCGACTGTTCAAGTCGTTCTGACAATGGCAGCGGAATATCTTTCTACGGTATTCCTACTGTGACTGATCGATACGGAGAAGCAGAACTTGAACTATGGAAAAAGAGGAGAGACGGATATTTGGCTGCTATTTCCAGGGCAGATTTAGACCTAACTGCACTACACAATTACAAGATTTGTGAAAAGCACTTCCATTCTGGCAAGCCGGCTTATCTCTATAATACAACGGATCCTGACTGGTTACCCACCTTGCACCTTGGCCACAAGGAACATGGGAGTGCTGATACAGCGGATGTCACAGCTTCAGTGGATAGATGGAGAAGAGCTCAAGAAAGAGAGAAGTGGAAGAGGATAGAAGAATTGTTGCCCACTTTAGTAGCAGAGGAAGTCCAGGTAATTGTTGCAGAAGAGATTAGACTAGTTGCCACAGAGCAAATAGAAATTGCAAGACAGTACTTTAGACCAGTGGACAGTTGTGAGTGCTCAAGCAAGATTGAAAGTCTGCAGAAGGAACTTGCTAAGAGTAAAGAGCATGCTACATCTCTAACAATGGAACTTAAAAAACTCACTTTTAATGAAGAATGCTTAGTAGATGACGATTTTGCAAAGACTCACACTGGTTTGCCTAATGCCAAAACTGTAAAAGCTGTTTTTGAGCATGTGCTCAAGACTCTGCCATCAGATGGTGTAACCAAGTTATCACCATTTCAAGAGTTCATGTGTGTGTTGCTCAAGTTAAGAATGAATAGTTCAGTGGAATATCTGGCATATCGTTTTGGAGTCTCACCGTCGACAGTATCTAGAATATTCTTAAAGTGGTTGAAGCAGATGGATTTACGACTAAGCAATTTGATATTGTGGCCAGACCGTGAAGCTCTTCGTAAAACAATGCCAGCCTGCTTTCAAGCCTCTTTTGGGAAGAAAGTTGCTATCATTATCGATTGCTTTGAGATTTTCATAGATCGACCATCCAACTTGCAAGCTCGAGCCAGCACCTGGTCCAACTATAAGCATAATAACACTGTAAAGGTGCTTATTGGCATTACACCCCAAGGAGTAGTGTCGTTTGTGTCAAAATGTTGGGGAGGCCGAGTAAGCGATAAATACCTAACAGACCATTGTGGTCTTTTAGGCAAGTTGCTACCTGGAGATGTTGTTTTGGCTgacaggggatttgacattgccgAATCTGTTGGTTTAATGCAAGCTAGTTTGCATATTCCAGCGTTTACTAGGGGTAAACAACAGCTTTCAGCCATAGAAATCGAAGACACAAGGCAAATTGCAAATGTTCGTATTCATGTTGAACGGGTGATTGGCTGTGTCAGGCAGAAATACTCTATTTTGCGGAGCACTGTACCAATTAATTTTGTAACGAAAAGGGCAAATGAAGAAGTGCCTATTCTAGACCATATTGTCCGTGTCTGTTGTGCCTTGAACAACCTATGTGATTCCGTTGTTCCGTTCGAATAG
- the LOC136266191 gene encoding uncharacterized protein isoform X2 produces the protein MQRLSLYAENLPPDAKDRYLAKISVINGTDPLSDGLFGEEVDVTPPVDACDLVSYLVLQTSFVTAKQFKARKGLEAYNQFVCGWVKEIKTRKVADKYLTTGRVRHSQRLRETPLKCWVIIETTGEISCAHCNCMAGLGEVCTHVAALLFYLEALYRMEEVQTCTQQQCGWIIPSASTAVEYLEIRDIDFTSARGKKRKLDETLEGSETNSDRPVSKSGTLPTDTEMEQFFNNLSLCDTKPAILSLVPPHSDRYIPKASLSNFPKPLPSLRTSDSCKLNYPDLLNACEKVSIEITDDMSQAVEKETRKQSKTPLWFKCRAGRVTASRMKAVCHTDVTNPAQSLVKTICYPDAFSFTSKQTSWGCRHEKQARERLFINPQWPYIGASPDGIIYCDCCPKGVLEIKCPYCHRDESISAAVAKDKNFCLIEVNGQISLDHDHAYYYQVQTQIFVCDVDYCDFCVCTFSGNEESTIHIERISRNNAFWKNECVPRAEAFFRTCLLPELLGSWYTRPPTTPNEITIDSSTLETHGHSSSQGHVDNSQYSSSVSDETRPPPSQTFCYCNGPEIGEMIGCDNLDCTIEWFHLKCLKIKADSVPKGKWYCPDCRILPRFSKSKGKRKSKK, from the exons ATGCAGCGTTTATCGTTATACGCCGAAAACCTGCCACCTGATGCCAAAGACAGGTACCTTGCCAAAATCTCGGTTATTAATGGAACAGATCCTCTATCTGACGGCCTGTTTGGGGAAGAAGTGGATGTGACACCTCCCGTAGATGCGTGTGATTTGGTGTCCTACCTAGTACTACAGACTAGTTTCGTCACAGCTAAGCAGTTTAAAGCCCGTAAAGGCCTAGAGGCATATAACCAGTTTGTTTGTGGATGGGTGAAGGAGATTAAGACTCGTAAAGTTGCTGACAAGTATCTCACTACTGGTCGA GTCCGTCATTCACAACGGCTGAGAGAGACTCCATTGAAGTGTTGGGTTATCATTGAAACCACTGGTGAAATCTCCTGTGCACATTGTAACTGCATGGCAGGGCTAGGAGAAGTGTGCACACATGTTGCAGcattattgttttatttggagGCTCTGTACCGAATGGAAGAAGTACAAACTTGCACACAACAGCAGTGTGGTTGGATAATACCTTCAGCATCAACAGCAGTTGAGTACTTGGAGATCAGAGATATTGACTTCACATCGGCACGAGGAAAGAAGAGAAAATTGGATGAAACGTTAGAGGGCAGTGAAACCAACTCAGATAGACCAGTTTCCAAAAGTGGTACATTACCAACAGACACAGAAATGGAGCAATTTTTTAACAATCTGAGCTTGTGTGATACAAAGCCAGCAATTCTATCATTAGTTCCACCACATTCAGATAGATATATTCCAAAAGCATCACTTTCAAATTTCCCCAAACCACTACCATCACTCCGTACTTCAGATAGCTGCAAACTAAATTACCCTGATTTGTTGAATGCCTGTGAAAAAGTTTCTATAGAAATAACTGATGACATGTCACAGGCTGTGGAGAAGGAAACAAGGAAGCAAAGTAAAACACCACTATGGTTTAAGTGCAGGGCTGGAAGAGTTACTGCATCTCGGATGAAGGCAGTCTGTCACACTGATGTAACCAACCCGGCTCAGAGCTTGGTAAAAACTATTTGTTATCCTGATGCTTTCAGCTTTACATCCAAGCAGACAAGCTGGGGTTGTAGACATGAAAAGCAAGCCAGGGAAAG GTTGTTCATTAATCCACAATGGCCTTACATTGGGGCATCTCCAGATGGCATCATCTATTGTGATTGCTGTCCCAAAGGTGTGCTTGAAATTAAATGCCCTTATTGTCATCGTGATGAGTCCATATCAGCTGCTGTTGCAAAGGATAAGAATTTTTGTCTTATTGAAGTGAATGGACAAATCAGCCTAGATCATGACCATGCCTACTATTATCAGGTGCAGACACAGATATTTGTTTGTGATGTTGATTATTGTGatttctgtgtgtgtaccttCTCTGGGAATGAGGAGTCTACAATTCACATTGAAAGAATCTCCAGAAACAATGCGTTTTGGAAGAATGAATGTGTACCAAGAGCAGAAGCTTTTTTCAGGACTTGCTTGCTTCCTGAATTATTGGGTAGTTGGTACACACGACCCCCCACTACACCCAATGAGATTACAATTGATAGCAGTACTTTGGAAACTCATGGCCACAGTTCATCTCAGGGACATGTAGACAATTCTCAGTATAGCAGCAGTGTATCAGACGAAACCAGGCCACCACCTAGTCAAACTTTTTGTTACTGCAATGGCCCAGAAATTGGCGAGATGATAGGGTGTGACAATCTAGATTGTACCATTGAATGGTTCCATTTAAAGTGCTTAAAAATTAAGGCAGATTCTGTGCCAAAGGGAAAATGGTACTGCCCAGATTGCAGAATATTACCCAGATTCAGCAAATCAAAAGGGAAAAGAAAATCAAAGAAGTGA
- the LOC136266191 gene encoding uncharacterized protein isoform X1 — protein sequence MQRLSLYAENLPPDAKDRYLAKISVINGTDPLSDGLFGEEVDVTPPVDACDLVSYLVLQTSFVTAKQFKARKGLEAYNQFVCGWVKEIKTRKVADKYLTTGRVRHSQRLRETPLKCWVIIETTGEISCAHCNCMAGLGEVCTHVAALLFYLEALYRMEEVQTCTQQQCGWIIPSASTAVEYLEIRDIDFTSARGKKRKLDETLEGSETNSDRPVSKSGTLPTDTEMEQFFNNLSLCDTKPAILSLVPPHSDRYIPKASLSNFPKPLPSLRTSDSCKLNYPDLLNACEKVSIEITDDMSQAVEKETRKQSKTPLWFKCRAGRVTASRMKAVCHTDVTNPAQSLVKTICYPDAFSFTSKQTSWGCRHEKQARERYEKTVKSKHTNLHVAECRLFINPQWPYIGASPDGIIYCDCCPKGVLEIKCPYCHRDESISAAVAKDKNFCLIEVNGQISLDHDHAYYYQVQTQIFVCDVDYCDFCVCTFSGNEESTIHIERISRNNAFWKNECVPRAEAFFRTCLLPELLGSWYTRPPTTPNEITIDSSTLETHGHSSSQGHVDNSQYSSSVSDETRPPPSQTFCYCNGPEIGEMIGCDNLDCTIEWFHLKCLKIKADSVPKGKWYCPDCRILPRFSKSKGKRKSKK from the exons ATGCAGCGTTTATCGTTATACGCCGAAAACCTGCCACCTGATGCCAAAGACAGGTACCTTGCCAAAATCTCGGTTATTAATGGAACAGATCCTCTATCTGACGGCCTGTTTGGGGAAGAAGTGGATGTGACACCTCCCGTAGATGCGTGTGATTTGGTGTCCTACCTAGTACTACAGACTAGTTTCGTCACAGCTAAGCAGTTTAAAGCCCGTAAAGGCCTAGAGGCATATAACCAGTTTGTTTGTGGATGGGTGAAGGAGATTAAGACTCGTAAAGTTGCTGACAAGTATCTCACTACTGGTCGA GTCCGTCATTCACAACGGCTGAGAGAGACTCCATTGAAGTGTTGGGTTATCATTGAAACCACTGGTGAAATCTCCTGTGCACATTGTAACTGCATGGCAGGGCTAGGAGAAGTGTGCACACATGTTGCAGcattattgttttatttggagGCTCTGTACCGAATGGAAGAAGTACAAACTTGCACACAACAGCAGTGTGGTTGGATAATACCTTCAGCATCAACAGCAGTTGAGTACTTGGAGATCAGAGATATTGACTTCACATCGGCACGAGGAAAGAAGAGAAAATTGGATGAAACGTTAGAGGGCAGTGAAACCAACTCAGATAGACCAGTTTCCAAAAGTGGTACATTACCAACAGACACAGAAATGGAGCAATTTTTTAACAATCTGAGCTTGTGTGATACAAAGCCAGCAATTCTATCATTAGTTCCACCACATTCAGATAGATATATTCCAAAAGCATCACTTTCAAATTTCCCCAAACCACTACCATCACTCCGTACTTCAGATAGCTGCAAACTAAATTACCCTGATTTGTTGAATGCCTGTGAAAAAGTTTCTATAGAAATAACTGATGACATGTCACAGGCTGTGGAGAAGGAAACAAGGAAGCAAAGTAAAACACCACTATGGTTTAAGTGCAGGGCTGGAAGAGTTACTGCATCTCGGATGAAGGCAGTCTGTCACACTGATGTAACCAACCCGGCTCAGAGCTTGGTAAAAACTATTTGTTATCCTGATGCTTTCAGCTTTACATCCAAGCAGACAAGCTGGGGTTGTAGACATGAAAAGCAAGCCAGGGAAAGGTACGAAAAAACAGTTAAATCCAAGCATACAAACTTACATGTAGCTGAATGCAGGTTGTTCATTAATCCACAATGGCCTTACATTGGGGCATCTCCAGATGGCATCATCTATTGTGATTGCTGTCCCAAAGGTGTGCTTGAAATTAAATGCCCTTATTGTCATCGTGATGAGTCCATATCAGCTGCTGTTGCAAAGGATAAGAATTTTTGTCTTATTGAAGTGAATGGACAAATCAGCCTAGATCATGACCATGCCTACTATTATCAGGTGCAGACACAGATATTTGTTTGTGATGTTGATTATTGTGatttctgtgtgtgtaccttCTCTGGGAATGAGGAGTCTACAATTCACATTGAAAGAATCTCCAGAAACAATGCGTTTTGGAAGAATGAATGTGTACCAAGAGCAGAAGCTTTTTTCAGGACTTGCTTGCTTCCTGAATTATTGGGTAGTTGGTACACACGACCCCCCACTACACCCAATGAGATTACAATTGATAGCAGTACTTTGGAAACTCATGGCCACAGTTCATCTCAGGGACATGTAGACAATTCTCAGTATAGCAGCAGTGTATCAGACGAAACCAGGCCACCACCTAGTCAAACTTTTTGTTACTGCAATGGCCCAGAAATTGGCGAGATGATAGGGTGTGACAATCTAGATTGTACCATTGAATGGTTCCATTTAAAGTGCTTAAAAATTAAGGCAGATTCTGTGCCAAAGGGAAAATGGTACTGCCCAGATTGCAGAATATTACCCAGATTCAGCAAATCAAAAGGGAAAAGAAAATCAAAGAAGTGA
- the LOC136266192 gene encoding TNF receptor-associated factor 2-like, whose product MQGHKVYPQDGREVPDGLLCFYCRLVMKDPVQTTQTGRCFCRMCFDSAQNDPNIKFYPGDEARSDSHKKREIDNLKVKCDNHMFGCRWTGFLKELMEHTDMCQFVTEECKNPGCGEQVLMSELDVHLKEKCLYRQVECKDCGKKMVYTELKEHTELCPNAPKFCGNCKKKLSASQVGSDNLKDTSELDDRLAPMISEFSKMSLAFQEMTAAYQQSIKQVEDLEIRNKSLEKSAHQLNEKIALLENKSSEYETLVDTLRDKVEACEKHSETMKKQNAQLTERNVQLQEMLSSAISPRNSDQVEAQVNSNGQQIQQLQQRIAVTENNWTTTREDMNSVKSSNTKSYSQNVQQQPQQTVAIKQKSGCGGKVVPNEKPPSSELVKQVEDKVLEVERTLNVLSVHHSELELQLQASLASTHNGAFLWRIPEVCRKIQDAITGRITSIYSPPFYTGRNGYKMCIRAYLNGDGTGEGTHLSIFFVLMRGEYDPLLQWPFEPRVSLILVDQDHLKHIVQSFMPDLQSGSFKRPVSDMNVASGCPNFAKLSILDHPSYVKEDVMYIKAIVDISKIFHP is encoded by the exons ATGCAAGGGCACAAAGTATACCCACAAGATGGTAGAGAAGTTCCTGATGGACTACTTTGTTTCTACTGTCGTCTGGTGATGAAAGACCCTGTGCAAACTACTCAAACTGGACGTTGTTTTTGCAGGATGTGTTTTGATAGTGCTCAGAA TGATCCAAACATCAAGTTTTATCCTGGAGATGAG GCTCGATCAGATAGTCATAAAAAGCGAGAGATAGATAACCTCAAAGTGAAATGTGATAACCACATGTTTGGATGCCGTTGGACAGGATTCTTGAAGGAGTTGATG GAGCACACAGACATGTGTCAGTTTGTTACAGAGGAGTGTAAGAACCCTGGATGTGGTGAACAAGTGTTAATGTCAGAACTAGATGTGCACTTGAAGGAGAAATGTCTTTACCGACAAGTAGAGTGTAAGGATTGTGGCAAGAAGATGGTTTACACAGAGCTAAAG GAACACACTGAACTGTGTCCTAATGCTCCGAAATTTTGTGGGAACTGTAAAAAGAAACTATCAGCATCCCAG GTTGGCAGTGACAATCTCAAGGACACCAGTGAACTTGATGATCGTTTAGCACCAATGATCAGTGAGTTCTCCAAGATGTCCCTTGCTTTCCAGGAGATGACTGCAGCCTACCAACAATCAATTAAGCAAGTTGAGGACTTGGAAATAAGGAACAAATCACTTGAGAAGAGTGCTCATCAGTTAAACGAAAAAATAGCTCTTCTTGAAAACAAATCTAGTGAATATGAAACCTTAGTTGATACTTTGCGTGATAAGGTTGAAGCTTGTGAAAAACATAGTGAAACAATGAAAAAGCAAAATGCACAACTGActgagaggaatgtgcagttgCAAGAAATGCTATCCTCAGCCATTTCTCCAAGAAACAGTGATCAAGTAGAAGCACAGGTGAACAGCAATGGTCAACAAATTCAGCAGCTCCAACAGAGAATAGCAGTGACAGAAAATAATTGGACCACAACGAGAGAGGATAtgaattctgtaaagagctcaaacACTAAAAGTTATTCTCAGAATGTTCAACAGCAGCCACAACAAACTGTAGCAATCAAACAAAAGTCAGGTTGTGGTGGTAAAGTAGTCCCTAATGAGAAGCCACCCTCTTCAGAGTTAGTCAAACAAGTTGAAGACAAGGTGTTGGAAGTTGAGCGTACACTTAATGTCCTTAGTGTGCATCATTCAGAATTAGAGCTACAATTACAAGCCTCTCTTGCTAGTACCCACAATGGAGCATTCCTATGGCGTATTCCTGAAGTCTGTCGAAAAATACAAGATGCTATAACTGGTCGCATCACCAGCATTTATTCCCCACCATTTTACACAGGAAGGAATGGCTACAAAATGTGCATCAGAGCTTATCTTAATGGTGATGGTACTGGAGAGGGGACACACCTCTCCATCTTCTTTGTACTAATGAGGGGTGAGTATGACCCCCTCCTTCAATGGCCGTTTGAGCCTAGAGTCAGTTTAATCCTTGTTGACCAAGATCATTTGAAGCATATAGTCCAAAGCTTTATGCCTGACCTACAGTCCGGAAGTTTCAAGAGACCAGTTAGTGACATGAATGTTGCCAGTGGTTGTCCTAACTTTGCCAAGCTCTCAATCCTTGATCACCCAAGTTATGTCAAGGAAGATGTGATGTACATCAAAGCCATTGTTGATATTTCTAAAATTTTTCATCCTTAA